A region of Maridesulfovibrio sp. DNA encodes the following proteins:
- a CDS encoding NAD(+)/NADH kinase, with protein MSDSQGSVLIVTKSGGGSAADLGGEIARWLSVRGVNSDIVEHPCPPARITVSAYRENTILVLVLGGDGTFISVAGNVIDWAVPVLGINHGRVGFLAEVFPEDWETALENFFSNDLDISPRTAFDYEVQRGNGIVARGVAINDLVISRGAVARIISLDIGQKGQWIKNLRADGLIISTSTGSTAYNVSAGGPLVHPELPAMCLTPVCPFLNGIRPMVLPVDAPLTIDVGEASGDVYLTEDGRVPYPLSEGYRVVISRHKNELMLARIRSNTFFEKLRSKGFLTE; from the coding sequence ATGTCAGATAGTCAAGGTTCTGTTTTAATTGTTACCAAGTCCGGCGGGGGCAGTGCAGCTGATCTGGGGGGCGAAATCGCCCGGTGGTTGAGTGTGCGCGGTGTTAATTCCGATATTGTGGAGCATCCTTGTCCCCCGGCGCGGATAACTGTTTCCGCTTACCGGGAGAATACCATTCTGGTGCTGGTTCTCGGCGGTGACGGTACATTTATAAGTGTAGCCGGAAACGTTATTGACTGGGCAGTCCCGGTGCTGGGCATCAATCATGGCCGGGTGGGATTTCTGGCCGAGGTCTTTCCTGAAGATTGGGAAACAGCTCTTGAGAATTTTTTCAGCAATGACCTGGATATCTCACCTAGAACTGCTTTCGATTACGAAGTCCAGCGCGGCAACGGTATCGTGGCTCGCGGGGTGGCAATCAACGATCTGGTCATTTCCCGTGGGGCTGTAGCCAGGATTATTTCTCTCGACATCGGACAGAAGGGGCAATGGATTAAGAATCTTCGTGCTGACGGGTTGATTATTTCAACCTCCACAGGCTCCACGGCCTATAACGTTTCTGCGGGCGGCCCGCTTGTCCATCCCGAACTGCCGGCAATGTGCCTGACCCCGGTCTGTCCATTCCTGAACGGGATAAGACCCATGGTTCTGCCTGTTGATGCCCCGCTGACCATCGACGTGGGCGAAGCTTCCGGCGACGTTTATCTCACCGAAGACGGACGGGTCCCCTATCCTCTGAGCGAGGGATACCGCGTTGTTATTTCCCGCCATAAAAATGAACTTATGCTGGCCCGCATCCGCAGTAATACTTTTTTTGAAAAATTGAGAAGCAAGGGCTTCCTTACGGAGTAG
- the flgL gene encoding flagellar hook-associated protein FlgL gives MRVSQQMLFNTYVSNMNTSLTQLVETNIQAQTQKKVNKPSDNPVGMARILDHRETLATVKQYRDNIDTAKGWLSLSDTTLTQVSTILTRAKGLAEQGASGTLTDDNREQISYEARQLFQQLVALANTEYEGKSIYAGHKVEDNAFKERLWMTSNDANVSSRNFTITGNAEKTIVVQFEADGAIGGAAMQYRYSKDGGETFTTKTLAAGATTLDFDGVTMDFDLGTPATNIPVKGSANTNDSSGTWMWVRPTAQYMGDDEDSINVVPMNTSFTSSALTADGAFSKDVVVRIDSTTPDPASVDDEITYSYSSDGGVTWTEGNVKPADAGATTAVIPLPGGTLTLDNSGGTVAAGAQFLIHPDTAAINVQIQENESVRVNDVGKDIFGGVYKQPGASGASVVFNNNSMLLGGGDSQNLLETMGNLVAFLETNNQTGVQECLDSLNASQKHLLTKAADVGGRENRLAVADQVLSSLELNEKDRISHIEDVDVGELMTKLSQQQLVYEAVLKSSSMIMKMNLLNYV, from the coding sequence ATGAGAGTATCACAGCAAATGCTTTTCAACACGTATGTGTCCAACATGAATACGTCTTTGACCCAACTGGTGGAGACCAATATTCAGGCGCAGACTCAGAAGAAGGTTAATAAGCCTTCTGATAACCCTGTGGGCATGGCCCGTATTCTCGACCATCGTGAAACCCTTGCCACAGTCAAGCAGTACCGCGATAATATTGATACAGCTAAAGGATGGCTTTCCCTTTCAGATACCACCCTGACTCAGGTTTCAACCATTTTGACACGAGCCAAGGGATTGGCAGAACAGGGCGCATCCGGAACCTTGACTGACGATAACAGGGAGCAGATCAGTTACGAAGCCCGCCAGCTTTTCCAGCAGTTGGTAGCCCTTGCCAACACCGAATATGAAGGTAAGAGCATATACGCAGGCCATAAGGTTGAAGACAATGCCTTTAAAGAAAGGCTCTGGATGACCAGCAACGATGCCAATGTCTCATCTCGCAATTTTACCATCACCGGCAATGCGGAAAAGACTATTGTCGTTCAGTTTGAAGCGGACGGAGCAATAGGCGGCGCAGCCATGCAATACCGTTATTCAAAGGATGGCGGCGAGACTTTCACTACCAAGACCCTTGCTGCCGGTGCTACTACACTTGATTTTGACGGGGTGACCATGGATTTCGATCTGGGCACTCCTGCTACCAATATTCCGGTAAAAGGGTCAGCTAATACCAACGACAGTTCCGGAACATGGATGTGGGTCCGTCCGACCGCCCAATATATGGGTGATGACGAGGATTCTATCAATGTGGTTCCGATGAATACCTCTTTCACTTCTTCCGCTCTCACAGCTGACGGTGCATTTTCCAAGGATGTGGTGGTCAGGATTGATTCCACCACTCCAGATCCGGCGTCAGTTGATGATGAAATAACATACTCTTACAGCAGTGACGGCGGCGTCACCTGGACAGAAGGGAATGTTAAACCTGCAGATGCAGGTGCCACTACTGCCGTTATTCCGCTTCCCGGCGGCACTCTTACCCTGGATAACAGCGGCGGAACAGTGGCCGCAGGCGCACAGTTTCTCATACATCCGGATACCGCGGCAATTAATGTCCAGATTCAGGAAAATGAAAGTGTACGCGTCAATGATGTGGGTAAGGATATTTTCGGTGGTGTTTATAAGCAGCCCGGTGCGAGCGGTGCCAGTGTTGTTTTCAACAATAACAGCATGCTTCTCGGCGGTGGCGACAGCCAGAATTTATTGGAAACCATGGGTAACCTTGTGGCCTTTCTGGAAACCAATAACCAGACCGGCGTTCAAGAGTGTCTGGACAGCCTGAACGCATCCCAGAAGCATCTTTTGACCAAGGCCGCCGATGTGGGGGGCAGGGAAAATAGGCTTGCTGTTGCAGATCAGGTTCTTTCCAGTCTGGAGCTGAACGAGAAGGACCGTATTTCCCATATTGAGGATGTGGATGTGGGTGAACTCATGACAAAGCTATCCCAGCAGCAGCTTGTTTACGAAGCCGTGTTGAAAAGTTCTTCAATGATCATGAAGATGAACCTGCTCAACTATGTATAA
- the csrA gene encoding carbon storage regulator CsrA encodes MLILTRRPGEALYLDDNIKITVLSVQGRQVKLGLDIPAETTVYREEVYLKIKEQNRLALENTEQDLLAATELWQKKERK; translated from the coding sequence ATGCTTATTTTGACCCGGAGACCGGGGGAAGCCCTCTACCTGGATGACAACATAAAGATCACGGTATTAAGTGTACAAGGACGGCAGGTTAAGCTGGGCCTTGATATACCGGCTGAGACTACTGTCTACAGGGAAGAGGTTTACCTCAAGATTAAAGAACAGAACCGTTTGGCGCTTGAAAACACAGAGCAGGACCTTCTTGCTGCGACCGAGTTATGGCAAAAGAAAGAACGAAAATAA
- a CDS encoding DVU0524 family FlgM-associated protein, translating to MAHNPAEIRNMLRTYGKQLTSAKRLARFRRALKRSESPDVVTISRQARRRELVEKISREIIENLIVSGNENPVVSDILEQLELDFGDRFFFEYPLDGSDVQVLKETPEGVFDLPREEKAQVMNRLWEITLDKVDRTML from the coding sequence GTGGCTCACAACCCTGCTGAAATAAGAAATATGCTGCGCACTTACGGCAAGCAGCTGACCAGCGCCAAGCGACTGGCCCGATTCAGGCGTGCTCTGAAAAGGTCCGAGTCTCCTGACGTAGTCACTATTTCACGGCAGGCAAGGCGTCGCGAGCTTGTGGAAAAAATTTCCCGGGAAATTATCGAAAATCTCATAGTCTCGGGTAATGAAAATCCTGTAGTGTCCGATATATTAGAACAGCTGGAGCTTGATTTCGGTGACCGCTTTTTTTTCGAGTACCCTCTCGACGGCAGCGATGTGCAAGTTCTGAAAGAGACCCCGGAAGGTGTTTTTGACCTGCCACGCGAAGAAAAGGCGCAGGTCATGAACAGGCTCTGGGAAATCACGCTGGACAAGGTAGACCGGACCATGCTCTGA
- a CDS encoding flagellar protein FlgN, translated as MIKLIQANLDRQSKAVLLLSMLLQEEFSLLMHKDPQGVTGVELVIQELMRQISAERLSMRSFIQKIDPSAQRLGQVLPAIEDGQRKEIEKLLARIDDLEQKCGVQATKNHQLARALLDQSSSMLDFLHREITPKEQNVYSARGRYFNPKPQASLINGRL; from the coding sequence ATGATCAAGCTCATACAGGCAAATCTTGACAGGCAGTCAAAGGCGGTCTTGTTGCTCTCCATGCTTCTTCAGGAAGAATTTTCCCTGCTTATGCATAAAGATCCTCAGGGAGTAACTGGAGTTGAGTTGGTAATTCAGGAGCTTATGCGTCAGATTTCAGCAGAGCGACTCTCCATGAGATCCTTTATTCAAAAAATTGACCCCTCCGCTCAGAGGCTTGGTCAGGTGCTTCCCGCCATCGAGGACGGCCAGCGTAAGGAAATTGAAAAGCTGCTTGCCAGAATTGATGATCTCGAACAGAAGTGCGGCGTACAGGCCACCAAGAATCATCAACTGGCGCGGGCCCTTCTGGACCAGTCTTCTTCCATGCTGGATTTTCTGCATAGGGAGATTACTCCCAAGGAACAGAACGTTTACTCTGCACGGGGCCGTTATTTCAATCCCAAGCCTCAGGCTTCATTAATTAACGGGAGGCTCTAA
- the flgM gene encoding flagellar biosynthesis anti-sigma factor FlgM translates to MKINQYSQTPLKAYSENRVKDAAGKAQSQQQSSAPSRDVVNVSSQAKLLGAARQTATNSPDTREQKVRELREQVRSGTYKPDIRKTAMNLVRDEVDFLS, encoded by the coding sequence ATGAAGATTAACCAGTATAGCCAGACCCCTCTCAAGGCCTACTCTGAAAACCGGGTGAAGGATGCTGCAGGCAAGGCCCAGAGTCAGCAGCAGAGCTCTGCCCCCAGCCGGGATGTTGTAAACGTCTCGTCACAGGCAAAGCTTCTCGGTGCCGCAAGGCAGACCGCCACAAACAGCCCGGACACCAGAGAACAAAAGGTGAGAGAACTTAGGGAACAGGTGCGCTCAGGGACTTACAAGCCGGACATTCGTAAGACGGCAATGAATCTGGTGCGCGATGAAGTTGACTTTTTAAGCTGA
- the flgK gene encoding flagellar hook-associated protein FlgK produces MPGVNSLLNLGTGALFASQSAISVTGDNISNVNTKGYSRRNVRLEESMSINYNPGQIGTGVRAAEIYRNFDQFVENSYNDKATMRERWDTLYNTLSSVESLFNESQGYGLNSSLTTFFNDWQDLSQRPNDAASRQQLLSDTTNLVNSLHSMQNDLERYQQQVEDYIKQDVGKANDIMTRIADINQRINTEQVDGQNNPNALYDERATLIRELSEIMDTKMIDNGKGNITITTGAGQTLVDGDKHFSLSYDGPQSQNNLSPQSNFDGKAYFSGSSEFEYTLECVTSGPVGTATYKVSLDGGTTWLKDDTGAPKTFTANAETGALQVEDLKIWFGTEASPSATPANDMETGDKFTIVPKSALYWVENTATKENITPQINFAGQDNTRRLTGGTLTGYFNFRDNYVGKYKERMNALTNEVVWQTNRIHSQGAGLKAHASMEGSYGVDDDSVALGNGSSGLPFADRLQSGNSLMYFYNSTTNELAFSGQIDFSSVAPGVQNFDPSVHSLTDVRDAFNATFDPAYASATIVNHKLQISGQNGHEFQMGTDTSGLYAALGLNTYFEGSQASDIAVSSAVNGDIDLINAGHVNGAGEYNEGDNTNALKMKEMGLTDLDITTSFDGTTTQTLIEYYDGTVAVVGADTGTTKFNHSFQETLASDLNDKQQEVSGVNIDEEMSNLIKYQHSYTAAAKLITTADQMLQTLLGMKN; encoded by the coding sequence ATGCCCGGTGTTAATTCTCTTCTGAATCTGGGCACAGGGGCCCTTTTCGCATCCCAGTCGGCGATTTCTGTAACCGGTGACAACATTTCCAATGTAAACACCAAAGGTTATTCCCGCCGTAATGTTCGTCTCGAAGAGAGCATGAGCATTAACTACAATCCGGGCCAGATCGGCACCGGAGTCCGTGCTGCTGAAATATACCGCAACTTCGACCAGTTTGTTGAAAACAGCTACAATGATAAAGCAACCATGCGTGAACGCTGGGATACGCTTTACAACACACTCAGCAGTGTGGAGTCTCTCTTTAATGAATCCCAGGGATACGGGCTTAACTCAAGCCTGACGACATTTTTCAATGACTGGCAGGATCTCAGCCAGCGTCCTAATGACGCGGCATCCCGTCAGCAGTTGCTCAGTGATACCACCAACCTTGTTAACTCCCTGCACAGTATGCAGAACGATCTTGAGCGCTACCAGCAGCAGGTCGAAGACTACATCAAGCAGGATGTAGGCAAGGCCAATGATATCATGACCCGTATTGCCGATATCAACCAGCGCATTAATACCGAGCAGGTTGACGGGCAGAACAATCCAAACGCCCTTTACGACGAAAGAGCCACTCTGATACGTGAGCTTTCCGAGATCATGGATACCAAGATGATCGACAATGGAAAGGGTAATATCACTATCACCACCGGGGCGGGACAGACTCTGGTGGACGGGGATAAGCATTTCAGCCTCTCTTATGACGGTCCGCAGAGCCAGAATAATCTGAGTCCGCAATCCAACTTCGACGGCAAGGCTTATTTCTCCGGTTCCAGCGAATTTGAATACACACTCGAATGTGTTACGTCAGGACCCGTTGGGACAGCTACTTACAAGGTTTCCCTTGATGGCGGAACCACCTGGCTCAAGGATGATACCGGTGCTCCTAAGACCTTTACCGCAAATGCTGAAACCGGTGCTCTTCAGGTTGAAGATTTGAAAATCTGGTTCGGTACTGAGGCGAGTCCTTCCGCCACTCCTGCCAACGATATGGAAACAGGTGATAAGTTTACCATCGTACCCAAGAGTGCTCTGTACTGGGTTGAAAATACTGCTACCAAGGAAAATATTACTCCGCAGATCAACTTTGCAGGACAGGATAACACCAGAAGGCTGACCGGCGGAACACTGACAGGATATTTTAACTTCCGTGATAACTATGTGGGTAAGTACAAAGAACGCATGAACGCTCTGACCAATGAAGTGGTCTGGCAGACTAACCGTATCCATTCACAGGGTGCAGGACTGAAGGCTCATGCTTCTATGGAAGGTTCTTATGGAGTGGATGACGATTCCGTAGCGCTGGGGAACGGTTCTTCCGGGCTGCCCTTCGCGGACAGGCTTCAGTCCGGCAACTCCCTGATGTATTTTTACAATTCTACTACCAACGAACTGGCTTTTTCCGGGCAGATTGATTTCAGCTCTGTTGCCCCCGGAGTTCAGAATTTTGATCCTTCTGTTCATTCTCTTACTGATGTAAGGGATGCCTTTAATGCTACTTTCGACCCGGCTTATGCTTCTGCAACCATAGTTAACCACAAGTTGCAGATTAGCGGACAGAACGGCCATGAATTTCAGATGGGAACCGATACTTCAGGACTTTATGCTGCTCTCGGCCTGAACACTTACTTTGAAGGCTCTCAGGCTTCTGATATTGCCGTCAGCAGCGCAGTCAACGGGGATATTGATTTAATCAATGCCGGGCATGTGAACGGAGCCGGAGAATACAATGAGGGTGACAACACCAATGCACTCAAGATGAAGGAAATGGGTCTGACCGATCTGGACATAACTACTTCTTTTGACGGCACCACCACCCAGACCCTGATTGAATATTACGACGGCACGGTGGCCGTGGTCGGCGCGGATACCGGGACGACCAAGTTCAATCACAGTTTTCAGGAAACACTTGCATCCGATCTTAACGATAAGCAGCAGGAAGTATCGGGTGTGAATATTGATGAAGAAATGAGTAACCTGATCAAGTATCAGCACTCATACACTGCTGCTGCAAAGCTGATCACAACCGCTGACCAGATGCTTCAGACCCTGCTCGGGATGAAGAACTAA
- the fliW gene encoding flagellar assembly protein FliW: protein MAKERTKIIRTRIGEREITEDGIIYFSRGLIGFDDKRDFALIQLSETSPFLLLQSLEDPGLGLLVADPYSFMDDYEVRLSEAEKRILRVENVRQVAVLVTVTIPPGRPDETTLNLGGPIVINSEAKRGMQVPQVDSKYPSHFRPAND, encoded by the coding sequence ATGGCAAAAGAAAGAACGAAAATAATCAGGACCCGTATCGGGGAAAGAGAGATTACCGAGGATGGTATAATCTATTTTTCCCGTGGTTTGATCGGCTTTGACGATAAAAGAGATTTCGCTTTGATTCAGCTCAGCGAAACTTCTCCCTTTCTCCTGCTGCAGAGTCTCGAGGATCCGGGACTGGGGCTTCTTGTAGCCGACCCGTACAGCTTCATGGATGATTATGAAGTCCGGTTGAGTGAAGCAGAGAAAAGAATTCTAAGAGTTGAAAATGTCCGTCAGGTGGCAGTACTGGTTACTGTAACAATTCCTCCCGGAAGGCCGGACGAGACCACCTTGAATCTGGGCGGCCCGATAGTGATCAACTCCGAGGCCAAACGTGGAATGCAGGTTCCGCAGGTGGACTCCAAGTATCCGTCACACTTCCGCCCGGCGAACGATTAA